The following nucleotide sequence is from Fructobacillus americanaquae.
CAATTGGGCAACATGTTCAATAATATCAGCATCCAAAATCGCTGTTCCATCTTCTGCATAAAAGATTGGTAATGGCACCCCCCAAACACGTTGACGAGAAATGACCCAGTCTCCACGACCAGCAATCATGTTATGCAAGCGCTTTTGACCCCAAGCTGGGAAGAAGTTAACCCCATCAATTTGGTCCAAAATATCTTTTCGGAAATTATCAATTGAAGCAAACCATTGCGGCACAGCTCGCCAAATAATTGGCTTCTTTGTTCGCCAATCAAATGGATATGAGTGAGTAATCTTTTCCTTAGCCAAGAACAACCCGGCATCCGTCAACTTAGTGATAACCGTGCCAGTGACATCATCATAGAACCGACCTTCAAAATCGGGGCCCGCATTCTTGGTCATGTTTCCCTTTTCGTCAACCGTCACAACAACATCTAAGCCGTATTCCTTTGAAACATTGTAATCATCTTCACCAAAGCCTGGAGCCGTGTGGACCAAACCAGTTCCAGAATCCAAAGTAACATGGTCGGCATTCATAACCACTTCTTCAGCATCAGCGTCCCAAGGATGGTAAGCCGTAATCTTATCCAAGTCTTGGCCCTTATATGAATCCAAAACTTCGTAATCTTCCCAGCCAAACTTTGGTGCAACCGTTTCCAGCAATTCCTTGGCTACAACATACTTCTTGTCTTGACCAGTTGGCTTCACCAATACATAGTCAAAATCAGGGCCCAGGGTAATTCCACGTGAAGCGGTAACCGTAAATGGTGTCGTGGTCCAAACAACCAAGTAAGTGTCGCCATCCAAGATTCCCTTGCCATCCTTAACGCGGTTCGCATAGAACAATGAAGTTGACTTGATGTCGTGATATTCAATTTCGGCTTCCGCCAAAGCTGATTCGGATGACCATGACCAATAGACAGGTTTAGCTCCCTGGAAAATGTAGCCCTTCTTGGCCATCGTACCAAAGACGCGTAACTGTGCGGCTTCGAATTCAGGTTGCAAAGTGATATATGGGTGATCCCAATCAGCCATAATCCCCAAACGCTTAAAGTCATTGCGCTGCTTGTCAACTTGCTCCAAAGCAAAATCCTTGGCCAGGTTGCGCCATTCACTCTTTGGCATTGACTTACGATCATGACCAGCCTTTGTTAGCTGCTGTTCGATTGGCAAACCGTGTGTATCCCAGCCAGGAACATAAGGTGCATAGTAGCCGTTCATGTTCTTGTAGCGGACAATAATGTCCTTAGTAATCTTATTCAAGGCGTGACCCAAGTGAATGTTACCATTGGCGTATGGAGGGCCATCATGCAAGTTAAAATGTGGCTTTTGCTCGTTTTGTGCCAGTCGTTGTTCATAGAGGTTGTCATCGTACCAACCTTGTTGCCGTTCTGGCTCCGTTGTTGGCAAAGAGCCTCGCATCGGAAATGCTGTTTTTCCTAAATTCAATGTGTCTTTATACTTCATAAGAGACTCCTTTCAATAAACGAAAAAACGTCCTGTGCCCAAAAATTTGGGACAACAGGACGTTTTTTACGTGGTACCACCTATCTTCCGCTAACCATCGGTTAACGCTCTAACTGGCGATAACGGGCCAAGCCGTCAAACTTACTCTTAGTTCAGTTTGATTAAGGGTAAGGGATGTAAAAAAGCTGAGGGAATGACCATCTTACACCGGACATGGCTCGCTAACAATATCAACTTTTTCAAACTGGCTTACACCGTTAATAAATCATTTTTACTTTGGTTGCCCATTTTCAGGAAAAACGACCACTGTTGGATCTGCAACTTCCGCTTCTACCTCAACTGTTTCACTTTCAGCAGGCTTCTCCCCTTCACTAGGTTCGATTGGACCTTTAGCAAAACTTGGGACTTCTTTAATGTCGGTTGGCAACGGCTTTTCTTCAGTACTATCCTGACTAGTTGGTGCTGAAACGACTGCTTTCGAGGCAGGATTCAACCAATCGTTCGTTTCAGCCAAGACCTTTTCCGATAATTCAGAAGCAGGTAACTTGTCAACTGCCTGTGATAATTGTCCCTGCTCAAGCAAAGCTTTTTGTTGGTCAATCAGTGACAGGAATGATTGCCGGAAACTATCAACTCGCTGACGCAAGCGGTTTTGTTCGTCAATTAAATCAACATTCTCTTGCGCCAAACGGGCAGATTCAGCTTCAGCTTTTTGATGGGCTTCATCAACAATTTGCTTGGCTTCATCTTGAGCATGGGTCAATTGCGACTTCACTTCAGATTCCGTCTCAGAGCGCAAACGTGAGGCAGCGCTTTGGGCAAACATGATTGATTCGTTCACTTGATCACGTTCACCTTCGAGCTCATCAATACGGTTTTGTTGCTGACGATTTTGTTGTTGTAATTTCTCAAAATCAGCCAATAAGGTACGGTAATCATTATTGACTTCATCCAAGAAAGAATCAACTTCGCGTGCGACATATGCCCGTGATCCCTTTCTAGTGAATTCATGGTTTAAAATCTCATCTGGTGTTAATGCCATCTTATCTCTCTGCCTCCCGAATTCATCTCATCGATGAATAATATTAAAAACTGCTTTGATTTTATCCTTTTTGCTCTGCCCTGACAAGCTTTCTAAGCAAATTCTTCCATATTTTCTCACTGAAATCACATCTTTTAGGGAAATTTGCCGGTCAACCTGATCACTAACAGTCCAATTAACTTGCACAGAGCCACTGGTAACTAAAGCTTGTGCTTTTGCACGTGCCAGTTTGAATGCAGCTGCTACAACCACATCAAGACGCAACGATTTGACTAAGAGAAATTGATCTTGGCCATCTTCTTCCTTTTGAAAGGCGTGCTCGAAGCTAATTGTTTGCCAGTCGGTCTTAACCTTGCCAATGCGACCAATCTCTTGGCGAATAAAGCCGACTAATGGCTGGTCAACCGCTAATTGAACTTGCCCTGCATCTTCTTTAACCACGATATCGCCAAAGCCTGACCGATCGAGTCCGGTGTGTACAAGTGCACCTAGGATGTCTTTATGGCGCAGGCTGACAAACTTAACCGGAAAGGTCAATTCTAACAAAACTAGTTGAAAGTCACTTTCCTCAACCTCATAAAAATCAGGTGCAATCACGATTCGCTTTGATTCAGCTTGGTCAAAAATCCCGTCTTCCAACATTTTTAGGCCTGCATGCTGATTCACCAGCGTTTGCGCAATGTAGCGCTGTCGCGGATTTAAAAATTTGGTCAGAACTAATCGATAGTCGATTTCTGCCTGATTTACCCAGTCGAGGGCTTGCTTCACAAAATCGCCCTCACTTTCGTGAAAGTGCTGGGCGATAGCCTGCTGATTACTCATTTAAAAGAACCATGCCAAGGCATATTGTGCCAAATCCAAGACGATAAAAGCGATTAATGGTCGCAAATCTAAGATGCCAATTGGTTTGATAAAAGAGAACCATGACAAATATGGCGTCACAATTTTCCCTAATTCACGGCCAAACCATGTGTTATAAGCACCTGGAAACCATGACATCAAAACATAGACAATCAGTGCATAAGAATAAATCTTAAGCAGCCACGCAATAATCGTGACTAGTAGTAGTCCAAACATAAATATTAATACCGACCTTGATTATCAAGGTTTTCACTCATAGAGCCTGCTACTTCATAAGTTGAAGGTGTCAACAAGAAAATTTTCTCACCAACTCGTTCCATCGAACCCGAAACAGCATAGACAGCGCCGCCAATATAATCTAAAATTCGCATTGCTTGTTCCTCTTCCAACTGGGAAAAGTTAACAATCACAGCATCCCCTTCAATCACTTGACTGGCAATTGCTCGTGAATCAGCGTAAACCTTTGGTTCAAAAAGAGCAATGCGACCTTGCGCAACTCCAGCAGCTCCAGTTTGATTCTGATTTTTAAATGCGGTCATTTGCTTGTTTGCTGCAGGCTTTTGCTTTTGAACAGGTTGTTGCTCAGGTGCCTCTTCATAGCTCTCTTCTTCATAATAATCATCATCGCCCGAAAAAAGGCGCTTAATCCCATCAAATGCCATTAGTCAATCCCCCTTATCGTTTCTTGAAGAATGGTGGCTGATCATCATCTTCGTTTGACAAGTCTAAATCAATATTTTGGTTAACCGGCTCAACGGGATCAAAAGCTCTCTTTTGAACGCCATCGAACTGACCTGTTTGGTTACTTGGCCGTTTGCTAGTCGTGATATCCCAATTTTCAAAGGGATCATCCTTACCAGGCACGCTCTGATTTAAAGACTGGTCTTGACCAGTTCGAGCAAAAAGACCATTTTGCTCTGACTCATTTGTTGATTTGTCTTGTTGAACGGAACGTTTGAGGGGTTTGACACCACCCGCTTGCAAACCGGTCGCAATCACCGTAATTCGAATTGAATCGCCTAAGTCTTCGTCAACAGAAGTTCCAAAAATAACGTTAACGTCGCGACCGGCTTCTTGGTTAATCACATCAGCAGCAGTCTGAGCTTCGTACAATGACAAATCAGGACCACCGGTGATGTTCAACAAAACATCTTCAGCACCAGACATATCAACTTCGAGTAATGGTGAAGAAATGGCAGCCTTCGTTGCATCACTTGCACGGGATTCACCATTGGCGACCCCAACACCCATCAAAGCTGGTCCAGCATCTTGCATAACTGTTTTCACATCGGCAAAATCCAAGTTAATGAAACCAGGATTGGTAATCAACTCTGAAATACCACGAACACCTTGGGCAACAACGTCATCGACAATCTGAAAGGCTTCCGACAATGGTGTCTTCAAATCGATGCGGTCCTTGAGCTTTTCGTTTGTAATCACAATCAAAGAATCAACGGATTCAGATAAGGCTTGTAACCCTTCTACCGCATACTTTGATCGCTTTGGCCCTTCCCATGAAAATGGGCGAGTAACAACAGCGACCGTCAAGGCCCCCATTTCTTTAGCCGCCTTAGCGACGATTGGAGCAGCACCATTTCCGGTTCCACCACCCATTCCGGCTGTCACAACAACCATATCGGCACCCTCTAGGGCTGATTTAATTTCTTCTTCAGATTCTTCAGCTGCCTTGGCACCACGCTCAGGATTTGAGCCGGCACCAAGTCCACCAGTTAATTTTGGTCCAATTTGAACCTTTTGACGAGCCTTTGATTTATCTAAGGCCTGGACATCAGTATTGGCAACAATAAAGTCAACCCCTTGGATGCCTTCGTCAATCATATGGTTGACCGCATTAGATCCACCACCACCAACACCAATGACCTTGATGATAGCGCCGGCTTGATCCTGCGTTTCGTCGATTGTAAAATCCATGAAAGTTACTCCTTTGGGAATGTTTTATTCGTTGTCGTCTGGTTCTGCAAACAAGGAAGCGAGCGTTGACTTTACTCGTGAAAATACTCCTGGTTTCTTTTCAGCTGGATCGAGGTAAACCCCTTCCTCGCCTTGTGCTTCAATGACATCATTATCACCATCGTCAACCAAGTGATAATGGCTGGCTTGGTCCTTTGCTGCTTCTTCCACCTGTTGTCCCATCAGGACTGCCTTGATTTCCAAGGCTAAGTTACTTTGGAAAGCTTGATGGGAAGCATAGGCAAGGGCTCGGGCGAAGCTCGGATGACGCAAGCCAAT
It contains:
- a CDS encoding YggT family protein, which translates into the protein MFGLLLVTIIAWLLKIYSYALIVYVLMSWFPGAYNTWFGRELGKIVTPYLSWFSFIKPIGILDLRPLIAFIVLDLAQYALAWFF
- a CDS encoding RNA-binding protein; the encoded protein is MSNQQAIAQHFHESEGDFVKQALDWVNQAEIDYRLVLTKFLNPRQRYIAQTLVNQHAGLKMLEDGIFDQAESKRIVIAPDFYEVEESDFQLVLLELTFPVKFVSLRHKDILGALVHTGLDRSGFGDIVVKEDAGQVQLAVDQPLVGFIRQEIGRIGKVKTDWQTISFEHAFQKEEDGQDQFLLVKSLRLDVVVAAAFKLARAKAQALVTSGSVQVNWTVSDQVDRQISLKDVISVRKYGRICLESLSGQSKKDKIKAVFNIIHR
- the ftsZ gene encoding cell division protein FtsZ translates to MDFTIDETQDQAGAIIKVIGVGGGGSNAVNHMIDEGIQGVDFIVANTDVQALDKSKARQKVQIGPKLTGGLGAGSNPERGAKAAEESEEEIKSALEGADMVVVTAGMGGGTGNGAAPIVAKAAKEMGALTVAVVTRPFSWEGPKRSKYAVEGLQALSESVDSLIVITNEKLKDRIDLKTPLSEAFQIVDDVVAQGVRGISELITNPGFINLDFADVKTVMQDAGPALMGVGVANGESRASDATKAAISSPLLEVDMSGAEDVLLNITGGPDLSLYEAQTAADVINQEAGRDVNVIFGTSVDEDLGDSIRITVIATGLQAGGVKPLKRSVQQDKSTNESEQNGLFARTGQDQSLNQSVPGKDDPFENWDITTSKRPSNQTGQFDGVQKRAFDPVEPVNQNIDLDLSNEDDDQPPFFKKR
- the ileS gene encoding isoleucine--tRNA ligase: MKYKDTLNLGKTAFPMRGSLPTTEPERQQGWYDDNLYEQRLAQNEQKPHFNLHDGPPYANGNIHLGHALNKITKDIIVRYKNMNGYYAPYVPGWDTHGLPIEQQLTKAGHDRKSMPKSEWRNLAKDFALEQVDKQRNDFKRLGIMADWDHPYITLQPEFEAAQLRVFGTMAKKGYIFQGAKPVYWSWSSESALAEAEIEYHDIKSTSLFYANRVKDGKGILDGDTYLVVWTTTPFTVTASRGITLGPDFDYVLVKPTGQDKKYVVAKELLETVAPKFGWEDYEVLDSYKGQDLDKITAYHPWDADAEEVVMNADHVTLDSGTGLVHTAPGFGEDDYNVSKEYGLDVVVTVDEKGNMTKNAGPDFEGRFYDDVTGTVITKLTDAGLFLAKEKITHSYPFDWRTKKPIIWRAVPQWFASIDNFRKDILDQIDGVNFFPAWGQKRLHNMIAGRGDWVISRQRVWGVPLPIFYAEDGTAILDADIIEHVAQLVEKHGSNVWFEREAKDLLPEGYTNEHSPNGHFKKEEDIMDVWFDSGSSWNGVMRQRPQLDYPADLYLEGSDQYRGWFNSSLITSVAVTGQAPYKNLLSQGFTLDGKGNKMSKSFGNTISPLDVGNKFGVEILRLWTISVDTSQDMPVSDEILKQVADSYRKIRNTMRFLLANTADFDYETDQVAFADRAAHDQYATVLLNNLVADLKDSYDNYRLNEIYSRLINFINVDLSAFYLDVAKDVVYVEAPDSALRRSMQSVFYEILTALTKLMVPVLPHTAEEIWSYIPHTNTKYAYLQDMPTVKDLPETEDMMVKWETVFTLRSAANKAIEAARTDGLVGKNAEAAMTLYLTADQKNVLADLHLDLRLILMVSQLDLKDREEVVETVPSFDGVPVLVEKARGGLSPRDRRYHEDLGADEAFPELSKAEAELVRKYYPAALAEGFEA
- a CDS encoding cell division protein SepF; its protein translation is MAFDGIKRLFSGDDDYYEEESYEEAPEQQPVQKQKPAANKQMTAFKNQNQTGAAGVAQGRIALFEPKVYADSRAIASQVIEGDAVIVNFSQLEEEQAMRILDYIGGAVYAVSGSMERVGEKIFLLTPSTYEVAGSMSENLDNQGRY
- a CDS encoding DivIVA domain-containing protein, translated to MALTPDEILNHEFTRKGSRAYVAREVDSFLDEVNNDYRTLLADFEKLQQQNRQQQNRIDELEGERDQVNESIMFAQSAASRLRSETESEVKSQLTHAQDEAKQIVDEAHQKAEAESARLAQENVDLIDEQNRLRQRVDSFRQSFLSLIDQQKALLEQGQLSQAVDKLPASELSEKVLAETNDWLNPASKAVVSAPTSQDSTEEKPLPTDIKEVPSFAKGPIEPSEGEKPAESETVEVEAEVADPTVVVFPENGQPK